One Phenylobacterium hankyongense DNA segment encodes these proteins:
- a CDS encoding response regulator transcription factor, whose product MTYKILIVDDSKLARMAVARALNNLRPDWVRVEAGDAAEALALIRQGGLDLVLLDFNMPGVDGLSLAADLQQTRPGMPVALISANVQREVMARAAEAGAHFLSKPLSETALDAFLMDAEGRLTAGMT is encoded by the coding sequence ATGACGTACAAGATTCTCATCGTCGACGATAGCAAGCTGGCGAGAATGGCCGTCGCCAGAGCACTCAACAACCTTCGCCCGGACTGGGTGCGGGTTGAAGCCGGCGACGCTGCAGAAGCCCTCGCCCTCATCCGTCAGGGGGGGCTGGACTTGGTCCTGCTCGACTTCAACATGCCCGGTGTGGACGGGCTCAGCCTGGCCGCCGACCTGCAGCAGACCCGGCCTGGGATGCCCGTTGCGCTGATATCCGCCAACGTCCAGCGCGAAGTCATGGCGCGCGCCGCCGAGGCTGGAGCGCATTTTCTTTCCAAGCCCCTGTCCGAAACCGCCCTCGACGCGTTCCTCATGGACGCCGAGGGGCGGTTGACGGCGGGCATGACATGA
- a CDS encoding chemotaxis protein CheX, with amino-acid sequence MTNPSIELSELELDALTELVNLGVGRAANSLRDMVGEQVLLSVPTVRLVPRSEAVAILREREDSRLVAVHQVFEGDITGRALLIFPETKSLELVRAVTGGELPLEDIIELEQEALAETGNIILNGCLATIANMLQRSLKMSLPEILRGDGAALFNIAPPPEAGDVVMFLYIDFAVRERDIRGYVAMLMDMPSLVALQSLLQEFIARTTGEPPPLADARA; translated from the coding sequence ATGACGAACCCATCTATCGAGCTTTCCGAGCTCGAGCTGGATGCGCTGACCGAGTTGGTCAACCTTGGCGTGGGCCGGGCGGCGAACAGCCTGCGTGATATGGTCGGCGAGCAGGTCCTGCTCTCGGTGCCGACGGTGCGTCTCGTTCCGCGGTCGGAAGCCGTAGCGATCCTGCGCGAGCGAGAGGACAGCCGCCTGGTTGCGGTCCACCAGGTGTTCGAGGGGGACATCACTGGCCGGGCGCTGCTCATCTTCCCTGAAACCAAGAGCCTCGAACTGGTCCGCGCCGTGACGGGTGGGGAGCTGCCCCTCGAAGACATCATCGAGCTCGAGCAGGAGGCGCTGGCCGAAACAGGCAACATCATCCTCAACGGTTGCCTGGCCACTATCGCAAACATGCTGCAGCGCAGCTTGAAGATGTCGCTCCCGGAAATCCTCCGCGGCGACGGCGCTGCGCTGTTCAACATTGCCCCGCCCCCCGAAGCCGGCGACGTGGTCATGTTCCTGTACATCGACTTCGCCGTCCGAGAGCGCGACATCCGAGGCTACGTGGCCATGTTGATGGATATGCCGTCCCTGGTCGCGCTCCAGTCGCTGCTGCAAGAATTCATCGCTCGGACCACCGGCGAACCTCCGCCGCTCGCCGATGCCCGCGCTTGA
- a CDS encoding hybrid sensor histidine kinase/response regulator has protein sequence MPALESASGGPLLDALDTGVVVLNGAGRVIVWNEWIAAASGCPTGDALGRLLADIFPSASLTRLHSAVAEALDSGASSLLTQALHPRLFPLSTRSGGELVHNVAVRPVGDKPYASCLVQVFDVTVSAARERVLRERQNARYDAVVDSAPDPILTIDAAGLIQLANPAAARELGYEPSWLIGKPLQDLLETPHAWDTAWRRVLAGDAVLWPIELTARRRDGSRSFLDASASRWQSGSGLFVTTILRDVNARRAAESRLRALNETLEQRVHERTSELERAHEQLRQAQKVEAIGQLTGGIAHDFNNLLTPIVGGLDILQRRGVGDARSQRLIDGALQSAERARLLVHRLLAFARQQPLQTTSVDVRALVQEMLDLLGSTLGPRVKIVSDLNQDVPAAMADANQLEMALLNLAVNGRDAMPDGGTLTVGVRSAAAGPGDKLEPGQYLVLTVTDTGVGMDAMTLSRAVEPFFSTKGIGKGTGLGLSMIHGLAAQLGGGLEIASAPGVGTSVEMWLPAANSASREADTTTSPSVDQAKSGAVLLIDDEDLVRSSTAEMLSDFGYTVIEAPSAAAARTHLSDPSLVLVVTDHLMPGMTGTAFAREVKLTRPSLPVLIISGYADLDDVAPDLPRLAKPFREAELSAALAAVGV, from the coding sequence ATGCCCGCGCTTGAGTCCGCCAGCGGCGGCCCGCTGCTCGATGCGCTCGATACGGGCGTCGTCGTCCTAAACGGGGCCGGCCGGGTCATTGTCTGGAACGAATGGATAGCGGCTGCGAGCGGTTGCCCAACAGGCGATGCGTTGGGGCGTCTCCTCGCGGACATCTTCCCATCCGCTTCCCTGACCCGGCTACATTCGGCCGTCGCCGAGGCCCTCGACTCAGGGGCTTCGAGCTTGCTCACACAGGCGCTTCATCCGCGGCTCTTTCCTCTCAGCACCCGCAGCGGCGGAGAGCTGGTCCATAACGTCGCCGTCCGCCCGGTAGGAGACAAGCCGTACGCGTCGTGCCTGGTCCAGGTTTTCGATGTGACGGTCTCGGCCGCGCGCGAGCGGGTTCTGCGCGAGCGGCAGAACGCGCGTTATGACGCCGTGGTCGACAGCGCGCCTGATCCGATCCTCACGATCGACGCGGCGGGCCTGATCCAGCTCGCAAATCCCGCTGCGGCGCGGGAGTTGGGGTATGAGCCCTCCTGGCTAATCGGCAAGCCTCTACAGGATCTTCTTGAGACGCCGCACGCCTGGGACACGGCCTGGCGAAGGGTGCTCGCTGGAGACGCCGTTCTGTGGCCGATTGAGCTCACCGCCCGCCGCAGGGACGGGTCCCGAAGCTTTCTCGACGCTTCCGCCTCGCGTTGGCAAAGCGGTTCGGGCCTCTTCGTGACGACGATCCTCAGGGACGTGAACGCACGCCGAGCCGCGGAATCGAGGCTTCGCGCCCTCAACGAGACCCTGGAACAGCGCGTCCACGAACGTACTTCCGAGCTTGAGCGCGCCCATGAACAGCTGCGGCAGGCGCAGAAGGTCGAAGCGATCGGCCAGCTTACCGGGGGCATTGCGCACGACTTCAACAACCTCCTGACCCCCATTGTCGGCGGACTGGACATCCTGCAACGACGCGGCGTCGGCGACGCGCGAAGCCAGAGACTGATCGATGGGGCCTTGCAGTCCGCTGAACGCGCGCGACTGCTGGTGCACAGGTTGCTCGCGTTCGCGCGCCAGCAGCCGTTGCAGACAACCTCGGTCGATGTGCGAGCACTCGTCCAGGAGATGCTGGATCTGCTGGGCAGCACGCTCGGACCCCGGGTGAAAATCGTCTCCGACCTGAACCAGGACGTGCCGGCCGCGATGGCCGACGCCAACCAGCTTGAGATGGCGCTTCTCAATCTCGCCGTGAACGGACGCGACGCAATGCCGGACGGGGGGACCCTGACCGTGGGCGTCCGCTCAGCGGCGGCTGGGCCAGGCGACAAGTTGGAGCCTGGGCAGTACCTGGTGCTGACGGTCACCGACACCGGGGTCGGGATGGACGCCATGACCTTGAGCCGGGCGGTGGAGCCCTTCTTTTCTACGAAGGGAATCGGGAAGGGGACCGGACTAGGCCTGTCGATGATCCACGGCCTCGCCGCTCAGCTGGGAGGCGGCCTGGAGATTGCGAGCGCTCCGGGGGTCGGAACATCCGTCGAGATGTGGCTACCCGCGGCCAACAGCGCCTCCCGGGAAGCGGACACGACGACTTCACCGTCGGTGGATCAGGCGAAGAGCGGTGCGGTGCTGCTGATCGACGACGAGGATCTCGTCCGCTCTTCAACAGCCGAGATGCTCAGCGACTTTGGGTACACCGTCATCGAGGCGCCGTCAGCCGCAGCCGCTCGAACGCACCTTTCGGACCCGAGCCTCGTGCTGGTCGTCACCGACCACCTCATGCCCGGCATGACGGGAACGGCGTTCGCACGCGAAGTGAAGTTGACTCGACCGAGCCTACCCGTCTTGATCATCTCCGGGTATGCGGATCTCGACGATGTGGCGCCTGACCTGCCGCGCCTGGCAAAGCCCTTCCGAGAAGCTGAGCTCTCAGCGGCCCTGGCCGCCGTCGGCGTTTGA
- a CDS encoding chemotaxis protein CheX, with translation MSKSTALGLEGLELDALTEVVNIGVSRAAVSLREMVGEEVVLTVPAISTVSPSQAAEMIGGARVGQLFAVEQHFAGDVSGRALLIFPEANSLELVRAVAGDSVPAAEIPDLAPEALRETGNVVLQACIGTMANLLNRTLALAVPQLLRGRAQDLFPRTTAGTVLFVYINFSVRGRRIRGYIALLMDLPSMRALKDLIAELIGREGG, from the coding sequence ATGAGCAAGTCGACGGCGTTAGGCCTGGAAGGCCTCGAGCTCGATGCGCTCACCGAGGTGGTGAATATTGGCGTTAGCCGCGCCGCCGTCAGCCTTCGGGAGATGGTCGGCGAGGAAGTCGTACTCACCGTGCCCGCGATATCGACTGTGTCCCCATCGCAGGCTGCGGAAATGATTGGCGGCGCCCGCGTCGGTCAGCTGTTTGCTGTCGAGCAGCATTTCGCCGGAGACGTCTCCGGCCGCGCGCTGCTGATTTTCCCGGAAGCCAACAGCCTGGAACTCGTGCGCGCAGTCGCCGGCGACTCCGTGCCTGCCGCGGAAATACCCGATCTGGCGCCCGAGGCTCTTCGTGAAACGGGCAATGTCGTCCTTCAGGCTTGCATCGGCACCATGGCCAACCTGCTGAACCGGACTCTTGCGCTGGCTGTGCCGCAACTCCTCCGAGGCCGGGCCCAGGATCTATTTCCACGGACGACCGCCGGCACGGTTCTCTTCGTCTACATCAACTTCTCGGTGAGGGGCCGTCGCATCCGGGGCTATATCGCCCTCTTGATGGACCTTCCTTCC